GAGTCTCGGTTCGATGGTAGCGGTTTCGATCCAGTTCCGGCGGACCTCTGCCGGTGGCTGGTAGCGGTGTGCGCTGTGCGGTCGCTGCTCGTTGTAGAACCGCCGCCAGCGCTCGATCAGTACCTTGGCTTCGGCTCGCGTGCGGAACCACTCGCGGTTGAGCAGTTCGTCGCGAAGCTTGCCGTTGAAGCTCTCGACGAAGCCGTTCTGCCAAGGGCTGCCAGGCGCAATGAACGCTGGCCCGATGGCTTGGTCGCGCAGCCAACGCATCACCTTGGCTGCAGTAAATTCGGCGCCGTTGTCAGATCGAACGTAGGCCGGCTTGCCATACAGCCGCATCAGTCGCGACAAGGTCAGGATCACGTCCTGTGAACGCAGACTGGCGCCGACCTCGATCGCCAGGCATTCGCGGGTGTACTCGTCCAGCACGCACAGCAGCTTCAACGAGCGGCCATCGACCAGCTGGTCGTGGACGAAGTCGTAGCACCACACCGCGTTCGGACGCACCGCTCCGGGGAGGCGGATGTCGCTGCCGGAACGCCGCCGCCGTGGCCTGCGCCGCGGGATGTTCAAGCCCATCTGGCGCCACATGCGCCGCACCCGCGATTCACCAAGACTCAGCCATGCCGCCATGCGTCGATACCCGAATCGCGGCACCGCCTGCGAGGCCGCCAGCAGTTGTTCACCCATCGCCCGATCCTTGTCCGGCTGTTTCAGCATGTAGCTCGTCACCCGGCGGCTCAGCCCCAAGTAACGGCAAGCCTTGCGTTGCGAGATGCCCCGGCGAGTCAGGTGCTCCAGCACCAAGCGTCGCCCCGACGGGGTCGTCATTTTTTTCGACTGAACTCCTTCAGCCCGTCGATCACCAGCATCTGCTCGGCCACCAAGCGCTTGAGCTTGGCGTTCTCCGTTTCCAGATCCTTCAAGCGCCGGGCATCGGCCACCTCCATGCCGCCGTACTTGTCCCGCCAACGGTAGAACGTCTGCTCAGAGATGTTGTGCTGCCGGCAAACCTCTCGGATCGGTACTTCTTGCGCCTCGGCTTCC
The genomic region above belongs to Terriglobales bacterium and contains:
- a CDS encoding IS3 family transposase (programmed frameshift), with protein sequence MKKRHSEEQIIRILREAEAQEVPIREVCRQHNISEQTFYRWRDKYGGMEVADARRLKDLETENAKLKRLVAEQMLVIDGLKEFSPKKMTTPSGRRLVLEHLTRRGISQRKACRYLGLSRRVTSYMLKQPDKDRAMGEQLLAASQAVPRFGYRRMAAWLSLGESRVRRMWRQMGLNIPRRRPRRRRSGSDIRLPGAVRPNAVWCYDFVHDQLVDGRSLKLLCVLDEYTRECLAIEVGASLRSQDVILTLSRLMRLYGKPAYVRSDNGAEFTAAKVMRWLRDQAIGPAFIAPGSPWQNGFVESFNGKLRDELLNREWFRTRAEAKVLIERWRRFYNEQRPHSAHRYQPPAEVRRNWIETATIEPRLTA